Genomic segment of Eupeodes corollae chromosome 2, idEupCoro1.1, whole genome shotgun sequence:
ATGATAAATTCACCTAAATACCATCAtactcacaaaatttaaattcatttacccACTTTGGAATAATGTAATTTCCATTAAAACTTTCGTCCAAAATAGCATAATATATCCAGTCGGCCTTAACTCTTGAAACTTGACCACGAATCGAATGAACCATTTTATCATTGACCAAGTCAAGAGCACCTAGCCCTACACAATTGACAAAAACATCATAATTGGAGTTCCTTATGAGCTCCTCAaggtcatttattttttgtttaataacattGCCTCCAGACGACCTAAACCTTTTCTCTAAGTAGGGCAAGAGCTTTGCCGGTTCCGATGTATAAGTGACAAAGTGCAAACCGGAtctaagagttttttttattagtctataagtttgaaattttgactCTAGTATATGAAATTACATACGTAAATTTACTGGACCGTGTCCCACTATATGCATCCAATTCTGTTTGTTTCATTGCTCTGCAGCCGTACACTATATCTCTCCAAGAAACATCGAGCTGATTTCCTCCTGTTGCTAGACGAACACATGGAATTAGACAAACGCCAGCCTCTCCACTATCACCGGAAATCCATATTTGCTTTAGAAATTTGTGCATTCCCAATGACCATTCACTATGAAGTATGATTTTTGTAATtcgaatttaaattgttttttgattctTACTTGACTTTGCCGGCTGGAGTATCACCCATGAGATATGGTCCCCATAGCCCAGCTGATCCGTCTCCAGTTGTGTTAGGGGTGTAGAGATCTGATATTATTGAAACTTTTGCTCCTGGCCACTTTTCTTTTACTTGTATTGCACAACAAAATCCATTTATACCACCTCCTAGAACTGCGACCTGCATTTTTGGGAACTTattatcaattaattaaaatttagcaAATTTAAAGTATGTAGCTATTATCGCCTTTTCAGTACCTTCCTTATCTAGAAGCGATAATGAAAAGTTGTAGGGTGTATCTCCAaatatgcatgtatgtatatgtatatgtacatgtaCATATTTAATTCCCAAACTTAAATTCCCTAATCTCTTTCATTAATCTTACGTGTTGTTAGtaataatttgtttctaaagcatTAAACCTTACTAGAAGAACTGATAATTTTAAAGCaagtatgttcttttttttaatgaatgcaatattaaaaaaatattcgcacaccaaataaaataacaaaggaGTAAGCAAGAAAAATTAATCTGCGCATGAAGCTTCACACAATTAAAACGCGTATGTGTGGTGCAAACGACTAtaactacaaacaaattgtCGGCTGTCTTAACGTACGACCTGGAAAATGCAAGATGCGAATCTCATCGCTTATCggaaaattaataattgatgTATGATATATTAAGAATTCgttattgttttataaagaaatcATTGTTTATTATAATCGTTTTAATGTTAAGGAgacagttatagctatcattgaaatcgatccgagAAAAATTTTCCTTTCATCAGAAATGAAAATTCTTTACTgttcgatcggaaatcacacaaagaattttgttgagaaaaaaagtttaattgcgcATTTATCTTTATCTAAGCGGCCAGTaaaagctatcattgaaattgatccggaaaaaaaatttaaattaaagtcatatacatatacatgtacatatatttttatattttgggcgaaaattaatttttctgaacaggtgctttgtacatacatatatttgaatagtactatcatgaaacacaattttttgttacGGAAGGCGGACCATGGGGCGATGTCTGTACGAAAATTAAGTGTGGAATCTAAGAACCACTGcaagtataaaaatattaaaataaataaataaaataaattactcaaatgtaaacaaaaatcagtcgttGCCAACATTAcctgagatttgttttattcatacctATCAATATATAGAAGGTATATATGCATAAACACTACATTtgattgtatgtgttttagatttgttagcagaaaattgtattcatttgatttcagattttctattttcgtgaaatctgaaaatttaaaatgaacgttttcaaatttaagttttgatacaatgccatattttgaatttttccatatcaaatattttttattgtaatgtaTGTAGTGGGTGGGTAGGTTTGTAGAAAAGTAGGTAGGTGGGTAGGTTTGTAGTAAAGTAAGTATTAAGGAGGGTAGGTTGGTGTGAATTAAAGAGAATTGTAAGGACTTAAGTTTATTCGTGATTGGAGTTAAGCCATGGCTCAAGCTAAAATTAATCAGTCAACTTAAAGGGTCAATGCGTTGACTCTCTGAAGTCATAAAAACATCTTAATGTTCTGTGTCAACGTACACAGGGTCAATGCTTAAGACGTTGACTATCACACGATTAGACAAAATAATATCTATTTAAGCCaacgttattttttatattaggATGTGAAAGAATGTTTAAATTAGTACAGTGAAAGCTttttacataattattattGGTTTTTAATTGTAGACCTACAAATGACGTCTTTTTACATCAAAGATTCAACGCGTTGACCTTCTAAGAGTAGcttcatacttttttctttaatattttgcagtGCGAAACAActgtgttaaaatttaaaaaattaagaatttatgCAAGTTTACGTATTTggaaacatatttttctatatttatccttttggaAGCATATAGGTCCAGAGTTTAAATAGGTACATGAATAAGTATGATAGTGTCTGTTTAAGTTGGCAAGTTGTTGCGTAGATAAAAATGTAAGGAAGTTTCtagggaataattttgtttaatgtattaaaacaaaaaagtaacaaaattagtttaaggacCCACTATTCTCCTCACcctcattttttgttgtttaaaaaaaatggacaaatgGGTAAAGATAGTGTAGTAGCTTCTTGCGTTCTTAGGAAAAAGCGcaaatggttttggttttttggtttgtcagatgtaaattattatttaagtaatCACGTTATAAAAAATTCCATTCTAATTTTAGGGATTTTAATTTAGGAATTAAGATCAACAAACCTTAACATTGATGAAAtgcatttcaaattaaatttagcttaacgtttttatatataactaaatctttgtcaattttaattttcacctcaattattattgatttgttttgatGGTGCAAACATCACATCCACTAAAAAgggtttttaaataagtgaccATAAAAGCTGTTATTTGAACatgaacatatttaaaaaaaaaagctgctgGGATgtgactcacactgataactttaaatgctttgatttcaaaatgtattttttaaactcgattttagtcaaaaaagaatttgtaacaattttagtactattcgcgtactatttttgtagattttattttttttaataaaatgtactgttgggtttttataaaaataagctgaatctaaaaaaaaatatttttgtgagataaaattagtttgaagccaatatttttaattcttaaaaagatatttgagtctcaaatcaatttttaccaagttttagtattgtttttgcatctttctgcataacaaaactaatttgaagtctCTCCattggttcttaagctatgaacgacgaaaaaaagttCCAGAACTTACGGAAATACGGACGCACGGACGTACGTACGAgagataaaaaactaattagTAACCTACACACAAcacgcatagacatctctcttaaaatcttttatttcgactctagggaccttcaaatatcaattcgacaaatcggaccagttacaataacttcctatgggaagttaataacatttgaattttctcaagaaatttCTGAAGTTAATGTACCTTGTATAAGtcattctttttaattatttatcctTAAaagacaattaaacaaaaaaggttcCCACTTTATTGgcattgttaagaaatatttgtctcatttgaaaatcatttcaaaaaagtaggtaaaaccttaatttttctaattgttgtttcttttttttaaattttcttcattaCCAATCAAAAACCCAATTACAcagaatataaataataaattataacaaaaatgtcttttttattGCCTCCCTCGAACTTTAGCTGAGTTTGAAtacgtttattattttatattggagTTCTTGCCCATTTTTACTCCCAACATAATATGTTCGACAATTAAAACATAGAGAAAATATATATCTAGTCCCGTTGaatctaaaaattgaaaaatgaatgcaataattaaagaaaaattaattgtgCTTTTGGCATACAAATTatatgatttttatgaaaaatttcgctaaaaatagaaaaaattatgCAGAAAGTATAGGCGCACCCTGCAATGCAAACATGGCCCAATTTGAGTAAGTCTCTGTTATGACAGATTAACAATGAGGTGagtattttgataacaaaaatgaaatcaaaacaaaaaaagtctaggtatagaatattttttcttttaaaaatataatttatgcaGATTTGTATTTTGAGAAGCATTAATTATTGCTTTTAACCAGAAGATAACTGCATTTTTTTAGTAAGCCACATAATGAAATtgtcaagagtaattcttgtaatgaaaaagtgctttctcaaattcatCGTTTGGATTCGGACCAAAATTGTAGGtgccttccattcctgacaacagtactcgcacacaggaatggttgagagttgtaagtcactagaccctggttcgCAACGGACTGTTTAATTTAACATGAACGAAATCCGGATCGAAAAAGTTGGAATTCGCAAGTCCCATTTGGATTGAGGAACGAGCATAATCGCGCGTAAGTTCATGTTCATCAAGTCATCATCCAATTCAACTCAATTTCGTCTTCGTCGTCATTACTAAGCAATAAAGTTGACGAAGCTTGAAGCGCCAAAGAGAAAAGCAAGTTGTCCAGCAAACCTGCTTTATCTATCAGTGGAAAGAGTATGCACAGAGGCCGGGCGCGGTATCTCGGAATCAATCCACTAAAACTGTTAGATGTAAATCACGAAGTTCAAGGAAATTAAATCACGTCAAGTTAAAGGGACGTAAATCACGAAGATAAAGGAACTAGGGTGTCTGTGCTGTGGAATATACTGTGATATTAACATGAGCCACGAAGAACTGAGTGGATTCCGAAAAGCGTATCGATTAACCGATCAAAGAAACCAGTAAAATGTCTATTGAAAATGAACGGATCTCTGTCAAATACAAACTAACCCGAACGGCAACTAGTGATAGAGGAAGAGGAACACTAGGAGCAAGTAACTGGAGAAACTAGATAGCAATCACGGAGACGAAGACGATAAAGAAGAAGACGACGAGGATTCAGGTGAAATTGTTGAATAATCTAAGAAAAATGTGGCGAGATATTGAAGTAAGCAAAGAGGAACGGGATAAAAATCGATCTCGAAGGTGCTAAGAAGAAGGAAGATGCTAACAAGtccgatttttgaaaaagatatatatatatatgaagaACAGCTACACAACAAGAAGTTAGTTAATTTAAGATCCAAAACGGATTCGAATTGATTGAATTAATCATTTAAAGGTTGTTCCACAATATCCAATATCCAAGACGTCAGAATTATAAAGAACCAACCAGCCTTATTCCACCTCCTTTACCGTAGGACCACGACTACCAATCTACGAAGATTTAGATCCTTATGGCCGTAGAGCTAGATACAGAGAACTGCCAGAACATAGGATGCCTCAATATGAGGACGAGAGAGTAGTGCGTCCAACTCGTGAAGTGAATGAtcctttcatgcattccaaattCCCTGGTGGTCGAACTGGCAGTGGTCTTAAATTACCAAGTCCAGGCGTCCTCCAAGtaagttaattttatattttcttgtggtaagtttttttatttaaattatgcttttatttatgtttctatAGTTGCATATCatatgtaaagggtgtcccaaaattaacgcaagatttgaattaaatagaaaacgccgtttttagtcttttgatagttatatttttactgactcgtaaagtacataggatagggttatgtatggaataacacatcggacactATACAGTTAgcttttcagggttgccaacacttcactgcacaaatggcggcaaattcaaatcttgcgttaattttgggacaccctataCATAGACATTCCTCACCTTTTCCAATTCCATACAAAAGCCTACAGCCCAAACGAAAGAGAAGACCATCCCATCCAAAAAATCTTTAACCAATAACACGAAGAGAAAGCATTGTGTTGCAAGTTGTTCCGGTTGAGGTGAgagtttgtattttcaaaatttatctcAAGTATAACTTTTCTTATCTTGAGGATCTTCAAAATCTAGTGGTTCTTGTTCGGATACATCATGATCCTCATCAGTCAAGAGGATAAAATAGCTAATAAACGTTAAGCAGTAAAAAGAGTAAGTTTACCATTATGATTTTCTAGTTGttaatttcttatgttttcttttgttcatagtatatacgagtatatgtatataaagcATACATATCGATTTGAAATCAATCCATTTAAAATGTCTCCTTTTCTACATTTATAATAAGGGgcaacatctagtgattaagaggagaacaCGCTTCGTTAAGCATCGAGAATAATTGGCGCCTACAAGAACCAAGTAGTTTCTCGAACCGATTTGAAGTGTATAAATAGGCGCCGGAAGCGAAGCAGTTCAATATTGATTGTGAACTGTGTAGAGTAAAGaatgtttgaaaagtaataattgaaagtaAAGACTGCGTTTGCAAAGTAattgttgaaagttttgaataaataagtttggagcgCTTTAAATAgagtaaatttgtgttttatttacaagtgtgaataagttttaattgttgAGTCAAACCGAATTTTACAATATTGTATTCTTTGTTtgtggtaaaaaattattttaatcattaaatatgtagaCTTCTTGGTTTGTTAatcatgtttatttatttttttaaaataaaataaaaatatatttttatattatatccAACCTTATAATAACTGACATATTATACATATAAGGCTTTTGGATActagctttaaaaaaacaattgtgaTGACTTTTATTAACCAGAATAAGGTTAAAACATAAAGTTCTTGcagtaaattgaaaaaatacaaaaataattttgaaaaaatgtgtcaGTTTAAGAACACGTAGCTAAAATCAAAGTTCAGATTCGTAATCAGCATCAATAATTGAATCTTAAACGAACTATTTAAAACCATAAAAGGATTTCAatcaatgttttcaaaactttagatAGAGTCAAATGAAAACTCATGAATCTTTTTACTTCATGAAATTGCGAAAGAATAGACACGAAACGAACGTGATGAACCAACCCATAAGAAGAATAAGGATTACAAATATTGTTTcccaagaattcaaaacaaataagaagttattcattaatttaatatttaatttgagtAATTTGGGAAAACTAAAACTTGGAAGTAGTCTTGCTATCATGGGCCTTCTGGCCAACGAACGCACAATGAAATTGATAATGTTAACGGAATAGGGCTCGTAAGTCGATCCATAGATTGAAAAATTGTGGCTTATTAAGTCGTTTACGTTAACATTCTTTTGCGAGGCAAATTTAATTTAGGTGCAGGTTGTAGGCTTACAACTCTATGCTCAGCCACTCATTAGGCAATTTTTAGGGACATTTCTATGTCGACGTTAATCTGTGTGATCCAAGTCAGTTCCAAAGGTACTTAGTTTTGGTGATGCAATAAATTCAGGGAATTTTTCTAAGTCCTTAAGTTTACCTAAACTGCCGGGAATTTTAAAATAGTACATACAAAACTGATaagagattattttttatttaatttatttataatttattttttaagaaggcttgttaattttttctgaCTCCCATCATTTAGGAGGTTTTTTAATGTCCCAAAAAGTTGCTTCTAAACCGGCATTCGGTTCAGCTACCTCTTCTATATCGTCTGTGTCAGCTTCAGCGGCAAAAGTAGTAGCTGGCTTAGCCAGATAAGTATCCTTGTAGCGCTTTTGTGGCAGCGAGATAGTGAGACATTTGGCACTTTAAGTCTGGATTTAGACCTAAAAAAGGAAGGTTAAGCAAGTTGATCCCAATATAAATTTTTCGATTCGCACTTAACCAGAAGATGATGATTTTGTTGCCACTgcaacagtgttttttttttgagcggCTTGCATTATATTTCTTGGTAGCTGATGAATAGTCCGAGCATGTTggaagtcttaaaaaaatcatataatttaaaatattcctgtAAACTCGTAAGTTAATAAACTCTCCTGAATTGCTTGACTACTCTTCACTTGCTGTTACTGCTGTTGAATCGTTTCAGCATGATCACTCAGCTGCTGGGAGAAGGGCGTTAGCGGTCGGCTATACTGAATGTCGAAGTTTCTACTTGCATCATTGATTTGGTGTTGTTGCTGTTGGTTTTGTTGCGTTGAAAGTATTTGACTTTTGGTAGAGATGGTGACACCTCCGCCGTCAACGCCTGCGGCAGCTATGGCCTGATGTTACCGAACATGATACAGCAACAATTGAGTACTGGACAGAGAAATGTACCTTTAAGTCCACAATCGCCACAAGTTGTTTAGAAATGTAATCTAACGCTTCTTACAAAAATTAGCACACAATGGCCAGTGTCTGGagttaaaaacattgatatttcttccttaaaaaaaatattatattaaaatacttaCATGTAAATCAGCGCCttgttttctttatcttttACACTTTTTGAGTGAAGTTGCTTCTTGCATTATGGTATACAGTTCGCACAGACATAAAATAAATCGATAATTGTTACACCTCCTTCACTgcaatttgacttactttttattcattGGAGTAACCTTGTATTCTCTTCATTATAATAGGTTGtgctaaatttaaaacaaaactaacacttaatattccaaaaacaaaattgttttgtttatgatttttgGATAACTACAAGCATCATATTCCAAGAAATTAgctacaatttataaataaagtttatcaCAAAATTGGCTTAAAGTGTTTGACAATTAAATCCaaatggttttagtttttttcttgaatttcggtttatttcagttttcgcaaaatttaaatcttacaaAATACCTGATAAAGCCGCTATTACttacagtaaaaaaaatcaatattagcGACACGATCGGAAAATATCTACAGTGTCCCTCTAAAACAAGATAAACATCTTCTTCTTTTGGACCAATCTACTTTATTATTGTATAGCTCATGAAAAAACTGTTTTGTTCTGATTTTTGGATGGGATATTTAGACTAACAGCTCACCAAAAAATCAGAACTACGCAACTAATTGAGGTTCGAAAAGGAAAATAGTAGTATATaatccaaattcaaaatgatttgaaaaataaaagagtgcataatttttataataatattattttaatattatcttttttattaaagtccTAGTTTCTGCTTAATAATGAACTGAGGCAATCGTTTACCCCTCCAGAACCTTGGAATTGGAGTTTCATTGGCTTCTTGCAATTTAGACTTTACGTATTGGTCTGCGGAGAACCTCTCAGCTGTCTTAATTTGTGATATTAGCCCAGCCTGAAATGCTTTTTCCTTTCTCATTTCCCTCCTTTGACGAACctgataatattaaaaattgttttcaaataaagaacatagtaaatgaaatctttacctTTGCCCATTCGAAATTCATCTTTTTCCTCAGTTTCTTGAGCTTGTGTTTCTTCATCTTCCTTCTTCTAATGACAATAAGTCTTGCCGCCTGAATCGCATTTAAATTGTTGTCTTGACCTGGCAtgtgttttatgttttcatttttgattatatctcttatttcatttaaaagtgAGTCTCTTGGGTTTTCAATTATTACATTATTCAAGGGTAGATCGTTTATGATCTTATTTTTGAAAGGAGTAAGGGAAAACTTCAAAACACATTCGACTGCAGGAATCTGGGAAATTGTAATCTGATTTATAGTTAAAGATGGTCGAACTGTTGGGCTAACATAGTGCAAATTTCGACTCCACTTTGTAATAACTAAAAAacgatataatttttgtaagcgTGACATATTAttagtacatattttattttcaagtttattgcataacataaaataatacttaaaaggaaaataagtatatattttgtagtgcaaagtaatattattatatcatggattaataatatttataataaaattaaaataattaaaacttacaGGACGATATTTTAATTGGTAACctcaacattttgatttttgatagtAAATTTTTCGATTGACAGTTGACAGATCAAAAAGAAGGCAGCCATATGAATCAAAATAGGCTTGAAACATTATGCACCAGACATAGTGGTCGGCAACAAGAAGCAACAACTGCTTTTCATCGGCCACTAATCAACTTcgattatttgttttgaaatgctttctttcttttttgtttatattttttcagttgaattctGTCAACCAATTGATCTCCTAATacgctatttaaaaaaaaaagaagaaattacaataaacaataaataagtaaaacattggacaaaacagaaaacagaaGAAATGAAAAGATCAGAGAGTATAGATGCACTCTTGATGACTATTCAGGAGAATTTTCTTTAGGCAACTTAGttagtttttattattgaaatcctCAATTCCGTTTTAAAAGCTATCATTGTAAATatttgtcattgaaaaaaatgtgattgCAACCCACCGAAAAAATTTTGTCTGACAAAGATTTGCCATTTGAATGTATGAAATCGAAACACAAATCTCctttctatatatgtatatttgaatagtactatcatgaagaTTAACCCTCGACCTGACATCTTTTTACGTCTTCCTAAACAATTCGTTCCACATGTTTTGCATGTGGAATGCATTGGGGTGGGGGCAAAAATGAGTAAGAATTccagtataaaataataaatttaaagattattaaaaaaacagaagatagagaagaatgtatacaaattcagcgaaagttcgagggagtcaatgaaaatacatttttgttataattttgtatttatattttgtataattgtttttttttttttttttgattggttgattggcaatgcaatcatttaaaaaaagcacacaatacaaaaaatagaataaaaattagaatataaactttttgtggttgccaattagaaaaattaaggttttccctattttttcgaatcattttcaaatgagacaaatatttttaaaccatgcaAATAATAGTGCGAACATTCTTAACCTAAcatagaaaattattgtaatgggaccgatttgtcaaattgaaaatgttgacatttctcgacgtttcaaggtccctagagtcgaaataaaagatttttagagagttgtctgtgcttgcgtgtgtgcgttcgcgacgttttttagtcgtccatagctcaagaactagtagagatatggacttgaaataaattttgttatacagataataatgcagaaagttctctcaagaaaattgagtgggtattttttttgacatagcaatttgaaaaaaaggcaaatattttggtaaaccctaaatatctcacgaacgataccaaacaaatatattttttggaaaaaatccaattaacattttcttataaataaaaaaaaaaactaaaaaacaaaatatttttcacctcgaaaattatatgaactaaaaatgattttatccccaaaacaattttatgtaacgaaaaatatcgtttttgacatctggtaaaattattaattaaattgacagtttttgtacgcATTTATAAAtggaaagatatttaaaattattttcccaATAAAATGGTTCGTTAGTGCAACGTATGAGATTATTGCGACAGTTAAAAATGgttcatttcaataaaaaagtttattggaatttaaaaatgttttttttttgcgccAATAAACGCGTTTATCAATGTCAAGAAAGTAAAAACTATT
This window contains:
- the LOC129947988 gene encoding D-aspartate oxidase isoform X2, whose amino-acid sequence is MQVAVLGGGINGFCCAIQVKEKWPGAKVSIISDLYTPNTTGDGSAGLWGPYLMGDTPAGKVNEWSLGMHKFLKQIWISGDSGEAGVCLIPCVRLATGGNQLDVSWRDIVYGCRAMKQTELDAYSGTRSSKFTSGLHFVTYTSEPAKLLPYLEKRFRSSGGNVIKQKINDLEELIRNSNYDVFVNCVGLGALDLVNDKMVHSIRGQVSRVKADWIYYAILDESFNGNYIIPNLDSVVLGGTHQENNYNLNICPNDKSFIINGCQIHLPGLKHAQHLKDWVGLRPGRKQVRLEMEKTYNNKILIHNYGHGGCGVTLSWGCASEVVELLQKSMKSKL
- the LOC129947989 gene encoding uncharacterized protein LOC129947989 — encoded protein: MLRLPIKISSFITKWSRNLHYVSPTVRPSLTINQITISQIPAVECVLKFSLTPFKNKIINDLPLNNVIIENPRDSLLNEIRDIIKNENIKHMPGQDNNLNAIQAARLIVIRRRKMKKHKLKKLRKKMNFEWAKVRQRREMRKEKAFQAGLISQIKTAERFSADQYVKSKLQEANETPIPRFWRGKRLPQFIIKQKLGL
- the LOC129947988 gene encoding D-aspartate oxidase isoform X1; amino-acid sequence: MRFASCIFQVAVLGGGINGFCCAIQVKEKWPGAKVSIISDLYTPNTTGDGSAGLWGPYLMGDTPAGKVNEWSLGMHKFLKQIWISGDSGEAGVCLIPCVRLATGGNQLDVSWRDIVYGCRAMKQTELDAYSGTRSSKFTSGLHFVTYTSEPAKLLPYLEKRFRSSGGNVIKQKINDLEELIRNSNYDVFVNCVGLGALDLVNDKMVHSIRGQVSRVKADWIYYAILDESFNGNYIIPNLDSVVLGGTHQENNYNLNICPNDKSFIINGCQIHLPGLKHAQHLKDWVGLRPGRKQVRLEMEKTYNNKILIHNYGHGGCGVTLSWGCASEVVELLQKSMKSKL
- the LOC129947988 gene encoding D-aspartate oxidase isoform X3, with protein sequence MGDTPAGKVNEWSLGMHKFLKQIWISGDSGEAGVCLIPCVRLATGGNQLDVSWRDIVYGCRAMKQTELDAYSGTRSSKFTSGLHFVTYTSEPAKLLPYLEKRFRSSGGNVIKQKINDLEELIRNSNYDVFVNCVGLGALDLVNDKMVHSIRGQVSRVKADWIYYAILDESFNGNYIIPNLDSVVLGGTHQENNYNLNICPNDKSFIINGCQIHLPGLKHAQHLKDWVGLRPGRKQVRLEMEKTYNNKILIHNYGHGGCGVTLSWGCASEVVELLQKSMKSKL